In Populus nigra chromosome 1, ddPopNigr1.1, whole genome shotgun sequence, one genomic interval encodes:
- the LOC133699910 gene encoding probable glutathione S-transferase, whose protein sequence is MAGDQVTLLDFWSSPFGMRVRIALAEKAVKYEYSEQDLWNKGALYLQMNPVHKKIPVLVHDGKPICESLIIVQYIDEVWKDKAPLLPSDPYERAQSRFWADFVDKKVYELGKKICTTKGEDQEAAKKDFIDSLKLLEGELGDKPCFGGETLGYVDVALLPFYCWFYAYETIGNFNIEADCPKLIAYCKRCLEKESVSKSLKDPQKVYDFVVMMRKKLGLE, encoded by the exons ATGGCTGGTGATCAAGTAACCCTGTTGGATTTCTGGTCAAGTCCATTTGGTATGAGAGTGAGAATAGCATTGGCTGAAAAGGCTGTAAAGTATGAGTACAGTGAACAAGATTTGTGGAACAAAGGTGCTTTATATCTTCAAATGAATCCTGTTCACAAGAAAATCCCAGTTCTTGTCCATGATGGGAAACCTATTTGTGAGTCACTTATCATTGTTCAGTATATTGATGAGGTGTGGAAGGATAAGGCTCCTTTGTTGCCTTCTGATCCCTACGAGAGAGCTCAATCTAGGTTCTGGGCAGACTTTGTTGATAAGaag GTATATGAGCTTGGGAAGAAGATATGTACAACAAAAGGAGAAGATCAGGAGGCAGCCAAGAAGGATTTCATTGACAGCCTCAAGCTTTTGGAAGGAGAGCTTGGAGACAAGCCTTGCTTTGGGGGCGAGACCCTCGGCTACGTTGATGTTGCACTACTTCCTTTCTATTGCTGGTTTTATGCCTATGAAACCATCGGCAACTTCAATATAGAGGCTGATTGTCCAAAGCTGATTGCTTACTGTAAGAGGTGCTTGGAGAAAGAGAGTGTATCCAAGTCCCTTAAAGATCCACAGAAAGTCTATGATTTCGTTGTGATGATGAGAAAGAAGCTTGGGCTTGAGTAA
- the LOC133694699 gene encoding probable glutathione S-transferase, protein MAGDQVTLLDLWASPFGMRVRIALAEKAVKYEYSEQDLWNKGALLLQMNPVHKRIPVLVHDGKPICESLIIVQYIDEVWKDKAPLLPSDPYERAQSRFWADFVDKKLYELGKKIYTTKGEDQEAAKKDLIDSLKLLEGELGDKPYFGGKTLGYVDVALLPFYCWFYAYETIGNFNIEADCPKLIAYCKRCLEKESVSKSLEDPQKVYDFVVMLRKKFNWA, encoded by the exons ATGGCTGGTGATCAAGTAACCCTGTTGGATTTGTGGGCAAGTCCATTTGGTATGAGAGTGAGAATAGCATTGGCTGAAAAGGCTGTAAAGTATGAGTACAGTGAACAAGATTTGTGGAACAAAGGTGCTTTACTTCTTCAAATGAATCCTGTTCACAAGAGAATCCCAGTTCTTGTCCATGATGGGAAACCTATTTGTGAGTCACTTATCATTGTTCAGTATATTGATGAGGTGTGGAAGGATAAGGCTCCTTTGTTGCCTTCTGATCCCTACGAGAGAGCTCAATCTAGGTTCTGGGCAGATTTTGTTGATAAGaag TTATATGAGCTTGGGAAGAAGATATATACAACAAAAGGAGAAGATCAGGAGGCAGCCAAGAAGGATTTAATTGACAGCCTCAAGCTTTTGGAAGGAGAGCTTGGAGACAAGCCTTACTTTGGGGGCAAGACCCTCGGCTACGTTGATGTAGCACTACTTCCTTTCTATTGCTGGTTTTATGCCTATGAAACCATCGGCAACTTCAATATAGAGGCTGATTGTCCAAAGCTGATTGCTTACTGTAAGAGGTGCTTGGAGAAAGAGAGTGTATCCAAGTCCCTTGAAGATCCACAGAAAGTCTATGATTTTGTTGTGATGCTGAGGAAGAAGTTTAATTGGGCTTGA